In the genome of Vespa crabro chromosome 17, iyVesCrab1.2, whole genome shotgun sequence, one region contains:
- the LOC124430069 gene encoding dystrobrevin beta isoform X9, whose protein sequence is MEDYEGITGGAGYREKMAEEVAGGSSNSSSGEASRLQLLQEMRQQNFDSIRFASYRTACKLRFIQKKVHLHNVDIWNVIEAFRENGLNTLEPSSTLGVSRLETLLSSLFHALNKRVPVSQQAKVDATTALLMNWLLAAYTSGENNKISVFSVKVALATLCAGKLMDKFRYIYSQISDGNGHMIHWRFADYLKEVLSLTAAVYESPSFGYSEGLASTIFPPNSKVTVNDFLDTLMSDPGPHCLIWLPLYHRMAAVETVAHPIMCDACHKENFTGFRYRCQKCHSYQLCQDCFWRGKVSGTHNNDHETREYSSFKSPSKQIGHSLRKSFRCVPEKGKNNIPRFPEQPEKTLDLSHIVPPSPLPSHNGFPDPGFMAPFDSGSMDSRSTLRSMDSSRLDDEHKLIARYAQRLAQEARTMPRTTSRMSQADQAGRTPSDANLASLDASRAQRELISQLEAKNKEIMREIARLRRQQEIEAAGLENPALMSELRALRQRKDELETHLATLQDSRRQLMVQLEGLMKMLKNHQASPRSTPNSSPRSTKSPPLPPGTVTSSRSAPATPGGTLSTTPQQQQPQQQQQQQQQQQQQQQQQQQQQQQQQQQQQQQQTQQSQMSQSYQSSVPTTSVPNMSSSAMLGTIQNPIPDSLSCVGGDVRLRPGGPFSQLGTFSQKTAGFRGR, encoded by the exons ATGGAAGATTACGAGGGAATAACAGGAGGAGCCGGTTACAGAGA gAAAATGGCGGAAGAGGTTGCAGGAGGTTCTAGCAATAGCAGCAGCGGTGAAGCCAGTAGATTGCAGCTTCTGCAAGAGATGCGCCAACAAAACTTTGACAGCATACGATTCGCTTCTTACCGTACGGCTTGCAAACTTAGATTTATTCAGAAGAAAGTTCACC TACACAACGTAGACATATGGAATGTGATCGAAGCATTTCGAGAAAACGGCCTAAATACTCTAGAGCCGTCTAGTACGTTGGGAGTATCTAGGCTAGAAACTCTTCTGTCTTCCTTATTTCATGCGCTTAACAAGAGGGTGCCGGTGTCTCAACAAGCCAAAGTCGACGCTACCACGGCTCTACTGATGAATTGGCTCTTGGCAGCGTATACCAGTGG ggaaaataataagatatccGTATTTTCGGTGAAGGTGGCATTGGCCACGTTGTGCGCTGGAAAGCTCATGGACAAGTTTCGAT ATATATACTCACAAATATCGGACGGTAACGGGCACATGATACATTGGAGGTTCGCCGACTATTTGAAAGAGGTTTTGTCATTAACGGCAGCGGTCTACGAGTCACCGTCCTTTGGATATTCGGAGGGTCTCGCGAGCACCATTTTTCCTCct AATTCTAAAGTGACGGTCAATGATTTTTTGGATACACTCATGTCCGATCCCGGGCCGCACTGTTTGATTTGGCTCCCGTTATATCACAGAATGGCGGCTGTTGAAACAG TGGCTCATCCCATCATGTGCGATGCCTGTCACAAGGAAAATTTTACTGGTTTCCGATACAGATGTCAAAAATGTCATTCTTATCAACTGTGTCAGGATTGCTTTTGGCGTGGCAAAGTTTCTGGGACTCACAACAACGATCACGAAACCCGAGAGTATAGTAGTTTT AAATCGCCAAGCAAACAAATTGGCCATTCTTTGCGCAAGAGCTTCAGATGCGTTCCCGAAAAGGGGAAAAACAACATACCTAGATTTCCCGAGCAGCCAGAGAAAACGTTGGATTTGTCGCATATAGT CCCACCGTCACCTTTACCATCTCACAACGGTTTTCCAGATCCAGGTTTCATGGCTCCCTTCGATTCCGGATCCATGGATAGCCGATCTACCTTGAGAAG TATGGATAGTTCAAGACTGGACGACGAACATAAATTAATAGCACGATATGCACAAAGGTTGGCACAAGAAGCTAGGACCATG CCTCGTACTACGTCCAGAATGTCGCAAGCTGACCAAGCG gGTAGAACACCGTCGGATGCTAATTTGGCATCGTTGGACGCATCGAGAGCGCAACGTGAACTAATATCGCAGTTAGAAgcgaagaataaagaaataatgcgAGAAATTGCAAGGTTAAG gaGACAACAAGAGATAGAGGCGGCAGGATTGGAGAATCCTGCTCTCATGTCGGAATTGAGGGCATTGagacaaagaaaagatgaattgGAGACTCACTTGGCGACTTTGCAAGATTCCAGGAGACAATTAATGGTTCAATTAGAAGGTCTTATGAAAATGTTGAAG AATCATCAGGCATCTCCTAGATCAACGCCAAACAGTTCGCCAAGAAGCACAAAGTCTCCTCCGTTACCTCCTGGTACAGTGACAAGTAGCAGATCGGCACCAGCCACTCCAGGTGGAACATTGTCAACGACTCCTCAACAGCAACAGccacaacaacagcagcagcagcagcaacaacaacagcaacaacaacagcaacaacagcaacagcagcagcagcagcaacagcaacagcagcagcagcaaacTCAACAAAGTCAAATGTCGCAAAGCTACCAGAGCTCCGTACCAACGACGTCGGTACCGAACATGTCGAGCAGTGCTATGCTTGGGACAATACAGAATCCTATTCCAGATAGTCTTTCGTGTGTCGGAGGCGACGTAAG ACTCAGACCAGGAGGACCATTCTCACAACTCGGGACGTTTTCTCAGAAAACCGCTGG ATTTCGAGGCAGGTGA
- the LOC124430069 gene encoding dystrobrevin beta isoform X11: MEDYEGITGGAGYREKMAEEVAGGSSNSSSGEASRLQLLQEMRQQNFDSIRFASYRTACKLRFIQKKVHLHNVDIWNVIEAFRENGLNTLEPSSTLGVSRLETLLSSLFHALNKRVPVSQQAKVDATTALLMNWLLAAYTSGENNKISVFSVKVALATLCAGKLMDKFRYIYSQISDGNGHMIHWRFADYLKEVLSLTAAVYESPSFGYSEGLASTIFPPNSKVTVNDFLDTLMSDPGPHCLIWLPLYHRMAAVETVAHPIMCDACHKENFTGFRYRCQKCHSYQLCQDCFWRGKVSGTHNNDHETREYSSFKSPSKQIGHSLRKSFRCVPEKGKNNIPRFPEQPEKTLDLSHIVPPSPLPSHNGFPDPGFMAPFDSGSMDSRSTLRSMDSSRLDDEHKLIARYAQRLAQEARTMPRTTSRMSQADQAGRTPSDANLASLDASRAQRELISQLEAKNKEIMREIARLRRQQEIEAAGLENPALMSELRALRQRKDELETHLATLQDSRRQLMVQLEGLMKMLKNHQASPRSTPNSSPRSTKSPPLPPGTVTSSRSAPATPGGTLSTTPQQQQPQQQQQQQQQQQQQQQQQQQQQQQQQQQQQQQQTQQSQMSQSYQSSVPTTSVPNMSSSAMLGTIQNPIPDSLSCVGGDVRFRGR; the protein is encoded by the exons ATGGAAGATTACGAGGGAATAACAGGAGGAGCCGGTTACAGAGA gAAAATGGCGGAAGAGGTTGCAGGAGGTTCTAGCAATAGCAGCAGCGGTGAAGCCAGTAGATTGCAGCTTCTGCAAGAGATGCGCCAACAAAACTTTGACAGCATACGATTCGCTTCTTACCGTACGGCTTGCAAACTTAGATTTATTCAGAAGAAAGTTCACC TACACAACGTAGACATATGGAATGTGATCGAAGCATTTCGAGAAAACGGCCTAAATACTCTAGAGCCGTCTAGTACGTTGGGAGTATCTAGGCTAGAAACTCTTCTGTCTTCCTTATTTCATGCGCTTAACAAGAGGGTGCCGGTGTCTCAACAAGCCAAAGTCGACGCTACCACGGCTCTACTGATGAATTGGCTCTTGGCAGCGTATACCAGTGG ggaaaataataagatatccGTATTTTCGGTGAAGGTGGCATTGGCCACGTTGTGCGCTGGAAAGCTCATGGACAAGTTTCGAT ATATATACTCACAAATATCGGACGGTAACGGGCACATGATACATTGGAGGTTCGCCGACTATTTGAAAGAGGTTTTGTCATTAACGGCAGCGGTCTACGAGTCACCGTCCTTTGGATATTCGGAGGGTCTCGCGAGCACCATTTTTCCTCct AATTCTAAAGTGACGGTCAATGATTTTTTGGATACACTCATGTCCGATCCCGGGCCGCACTGTTTGATTTGGCTCCCGTTATATCACAGAATGGCGGCTGTTGAAACAG TGGCTCATCCCATCATGTGCGATGCCTGTCACAAGGAAAATTTTACTGGTTTCCGATACAGATGTCAAAAATGTCATTCTTATCAACTGTGTCAGGATTGCTTTTGGCGTGGCAAAGTTTCTGGGACTCACAACAACGATCACGAAACCCGAGAGTATAGTAGTTTT AAATCGCCAAGCAAACAAATTGGCCATTCTTTGCGCAAGAGCTTCAGATGCGTTCCCGAAAAGGGGAAAAACAACATACCTAGATTTCCCGAGCAGCCAGAGAAAACGTTGGATTTGTCGCATATAGT CCCACCGTCACCTTTACCATCTCACAACGGTTTTCCAGATCCAGGTTTCATGGCTCCCTTCGATTCCGGATCCATGGATAGCCGATCTACCTTGAGAAG TATGGATAGTTCAAGACTGGACGACGAACATAAATTAATAGCACGATATGCACAAAGGTTGGCACAAGAAGCTAGGACCATG CCTCGTACTACGTCCAGAATGTCGCAAGCTGACCAAGCG gGTAGAACACCGTCGGATGCTAATTTGGCATCGTTGGACGCATCGAGAGCGCAACGTGAACTAATATCGCAGTTAGAAgcgaagaataaagaaataatgcgAGAAATTGCAAGGTTAAG gaGACAACAAGAGATAGAGGCGGCAGGATTGGAGAATCCTGCTCTCATGTCGGAATTGAGGGCATTGagacaaagaaaagatgaattgGAGACTCACTTGGCGACTTTGCAAGATTCCAGGAGACAATTAATGGTTCAATTAGAAGGTCTTATGAAAATGTTGAAG AATCATCAGGCATCTCCTAGATCAACGCCAAACAGTTCGCCAAGAAGCACAAAGTCTCCTCCGTTACCTCCTGGTACAGTGACAAGTAGCAGATCGGCACCAGCCACTCCAGGTGGAACATTGTCAACGACTCCTCAACAGCAACAGccacaacaacagcagcagcagcagcaacaacaacagcaacaacaacagcaacaacagcaacagcagcagcagcagcaacagcaacagcagcagcagcaaacTCAACAAAGTCAAATGTCGCAAAGCTACCAGAGCTCCGTACCAACGACGTCGGTACCGAACATGTCGAGCAGTGCTATGCTTGGGACAATACAGAATCCTATTCCAGATAGTCTTTCGTGTGTCGGAGGCGACGTAAG ATTTCGAGGCAGGTGA
- the LOC124430069 gene encoding dystrobrevin beta isoform X5 translates to MEDYEGITGGAGYREKMAEEVAGGSSNSSSGEASRLQLLQEMRQQNFDSIRFASYRTACKLRFIQKKVHLHNVDIWNVIEAFRENGLNTLEPSSTLGVSRLETLLSSLFHALNKRVPVSQQAKVDATTALLMNWLLAAYTSGENNKISVFSVKVALATLCAGKLMDKFRYIYSQISDGNGHMIHWRFADYLKEVLSLTAAVYESPSFGYSEGLASTIFPPNSKVTVNDFLDTLMSDPGPHCLIWLPLYHRMAAVETVAHPIMCDACHKENFTGFRYRCQKCHSYQLCQDCFWRGKVSGTHNNDHETREYSSFKSPSKQIGHSLRKSFRCVPEKGKNNIPRFPEQPEKTLDLSHIVPPSPLPSHNGFPDPGFMAPFDSGSMDSRSTLRRLAQEARTMPRTTSRMSQADQAGRTPSDANLASLDASRAQRELISQLEAKNKEIMREIARLRRQQEIEAAGLENPALMSELRALRQRKDELETHLATLQDSRRQLMVQLEGLMKMLKNHQASPRSTPNSSPRSTKSPPLPPGTVTSSRSAPATPGGTLSTTPQQQQPQQQQQQQQQQQQQQQQQQQQQQQQQQQQQQQQTQQSQMSQSYQSSVPTTSVPNMSSSAMLGTIQNPIPDSLSCVGGDVRSAFRTNSLPGSGSSSANNSLGRSLRNDLLVAADSVTNAMSTLVRELNSDVLWNVCDAPPVNVSWWLADSDQEDHSHNSGRFLRKPLDFEAGEDGDDSSGGGNSWREELQRRYQQENDFLAELRARNVNMSQTERTSSNEQEQDRGDREEGDGGGKEDENETDWSEAVKRWVNR, encoded by the exons ATGGAAGATTACGAGGGAATAACAGGAGGAGCCGGTTACAGAGA gAAAATGGCGGAAGAGGTTGCAGGAGGTTCTAGCAATAGCAGCAGCGGTGAAGCCAGTAGATTGCAGCTTCTGCAAGAGATGCGCCAACAAAACTTTGACAGCATACGATTCGCTTCTTACCGTACGGCTTGCAAACTTAGATTTATTCAGAAGAAAGTTCACC TACACAACGTAGACATATGGAATGTGATCGAAGCATTTCGAGAAAACGGCCTAAATACTCTAGAGCCGTCTAGTACGTTGGGAGTATCTAGGCTAGAAACTCTTCTGTCTTCCTTATTTCATGCGCTTAACAAGAGGGTGCCGGTGTCTCAACAAGCCAAAGTCGACGCTACCACGGCTCTACTGATGAATTGGCTCTTGGCAGCGTATACCAGTGG ggaaaataataagatatccGTATTTTCGGTGAAGGTGGCATTGGCCACGTTGTGCGCTGGAAAGCTCATGGACAAGTTTCGAT ATATATACTCACAAATATCGGACGGTAACGGGCACATGATACATTGGAGGTTCGCCGACTATTTGAAAGAGGTTTTGTCATTAACGGCAGCGGTCTACGAGTCACCGTCCTTTGGATATTCGGAGGGTCTCGCGAGCACCATTTTTCCTCct AATTCTAAAGTGACGGTCAATGATTTTTTGGATACACTCATGTCCGATCCCGGGCCGCACTGTTTGATTTGGCTCCCGTTATATCACAGAATGGCGGCTGTTGAAACAG TGGCTCATCCCATCATGTGCGATGCCTGTCACAAGGAAAATTTTACTGGTTTCCGATACAGATGTCAAAAATGTCATTCTTATCAACTGTGTCAGGATTGCTTTTGGCGTGGCAAAGTTTCTGGGACTCACAACAACGATCACGAAACCCGAGAGTATAGTAGTTTT AAATCGCCAAGCAAACAAATTGGCCATTCTTTGCGCAAGAGCTTCAGATGCGTTCCCGAAAAGGGGAAAAACAACATACCTAGATTTCCCGAGCAGCCAGAGAAAACGTTGGATTTGTCGCATATAGT CCCACCGTCACCTTTACCATCTCACAACGGTTTTCCAGATCCAGGTTTCATGGCTCCCTTCGATTCCGGATCCATGGATAGCCGATCTACCTTGAGAAG GTTGGCACAAGAAGCTAGGACCATG CCTCGTACTACGTCCAGAATGTCGCAAGCTGACCAAGCG gGTAGAACACCGTCGGATGCTAATTTGGCATCGTTGGACGCATCGAGAGCGCAACGTGAACTAATATCGCAGTTAGAAgcgaagaataaagaaataatgcgAGAAATTGCAAGGTTAAG gaGACAACAAGAGATAGAGGCGGCAGGATTGGAGAATCCTGCTCTCATGTCGGAATTGAGGGCATTGagacaaagaaaagatgaattgGAGACTCACTTGGCGACTTTGCAAGATTCCAGGAGACAATTAATGGTTCAATTAGAAGGTCTTATGAAAATGTTGAAG AATCATCAGGCATCTCCTAGATCAACGCCAAACAGTTCGCCAAGAAGCACAAAGTCTCCTCCGTTACCTCCTGGTACAGTGACAAGTAGCAGATCGGCACCAGCCACTCCAGGTGGAACATTGTCAACGACTCCTCAACAGCAACAGccacaacaacagcagcagcagcagcaacaacaacagcaacaacaacagcaacaacagcaacagcagcagcagcagcaacagcaacagcagcagcagcaaacTCAACAAAGTCAAATGTCGCAAAGCTACCAGAGCTCCGTACCAACGACGTCGGTACCGAACATGTCGAGCAGTGCTATGCTTGGGACAATACAGAATCCTATTCCAGATAGTCTTTCGTGTGTCGGAGGCGACGTAAG GTCTGCGTTCAGGACAAACAGCCTGCCAGGAAGCGGTTCCAGCAGTGCGAATAATAGTTTGGGCCGATCCTTACGGAACGATCTGTTGGTAGCAGCCGACAGTGTTACTAATGCCATGTCAACGTTGGTCAGGGAATTAAATTCAG ACGTGTTGTGGAATGTGTGTGATGCACCCCCTGTGAATGTGTCCTGGTGGCTTGCAGACTCAGACCAGGAGGACCATTCTCACAACTCGGGACGTTTTCTCAGAAAACCGCTGG ATTTCGAGGCAGGTGAAGACGGTGATGATAGCAGCGGCGGTGGTAATTCTTGGCGCGAAGAACTTCAACGTCGTTATCAACAGGAGAACGATTTTCTGGCCGAATTGAGAGCGAGGAATGTCAATATGTCGCAAACCGAGCGCACCTCGTCGAACGAACAGGAACAGGATAGGGGCGATAGAGAGGAGGGAGACGGTGGTGGAAAGGAAGATGAAAATGAGACGGATTGGTCGGAGGCTGTGAAGAGATGGGTAAACCGATAA
- the LOC124430069 gene encoding dystrobrevin beta isoform X1, which translates to MEDYEGITGGAGYREKMAEEVAGGSSNSSSGEASRLQLLQEMRQQNFDSIRFASYRTACKLRFIQKKVHLHNVDIWNVIEAFRENGLNTLEPSSTLGVSRLETLLSSLFHALNKRVPVSQQAKVDATTALLMNWLLAAYTSGENNKISVFSVKVALATLCAGKLMDKFRYIYSQISDGNGHMIHWRFADYLKEVLSLTAAVYESPSFGYSEGLASTIFPPNSKVTVNDFLDTLMSDPGPHCLIWLPLYHRMAAVETVAHPIMCDACHKENFTGFRYRCQKCHSYQLCQDCFWRGKVSGTHNNDHETREYSSFKSPSKQIGHSLRKSFRCVPEKGKNNIPRFPEQPEKTLDLSHIVPPSPLPSHNGFPDPGFMAPFDSGSMDSRSTLRSMDSSRLDDEHKLIARYAQRLAQEARTMPRTTSRMSQADQAGRTPSDANLASLDASRAQRELISQLEAKNKEIMREIARLRRQQEIEAAGLENPALMSELRALRQRKDELETHLATLQDSRRQLMVQLEGLMKMLKNHQASPRSTPNSSPRSTKSPPLPPGTVTSSRSAPATPGGTLSTTPQQQQPQQQQQQQQQQQQQQQQQQQQQQQQQQQQQQQQTQQSQMSQSYQSSVPTTSVPNMSSSAMLGTIQNPIPDSLSCVGGDVRSAFRTNSLPGSGSSSANNSLGRSLRNDLLVAADSVTNAMSTLVRELNSDVLWNVCDAPPVNVSWWLADSDQEDHSHNSGRFLRKPLDFEAGEDGDDSSGGGNSWREELQRRYQQENDFLAELRARNVNMSQTERTSSNEQEQDRGDREEGDGGGKEDENETDWSEAVKRWVNR; encoded by the exons ATGGAAGATTACGAGGGAATAACAGGAGGAGCCGGTTACAGAGA gAAAATGGCGGAAGAGGTTGCAGGAGGTTCTAGCAATAGCAGCAGCGGTGAAGCCAGTAGATTGCAGCTTCTGCAAGAGATGCGCCAACAAAACTTTGACAGCATACGATTCGCTTCTTACCGTACGGCTTGCAAACTTAGATTTATTCAGAAGAAAGTTCACC TACACAACGTAGACATATGGAATGTGATCGAAGCATTTCGAGAAAACGGCCTAAATACTCTAGAGCCGTCTAGTACGTTGGGAGTATCTAGGCTAGAAACTCTTCTGTCTTCCTTATTTCATGCGCTTAACAAGAGGGTGCCGGTGTCTCAACAAGCCAAAGTCGACGCTACCACGGCTCTACTGATGAATTGGCTCTTGGCAGCGTATACCAGTGG ggaaaataataagatatccGTATTTTCGGTGAAGGTGGCATTGGCCACGTTGTGCGCTGGAAAGCTCATGGACAAGTTTCGAT ATATATACTCACAAATATCGGACGGTAACGGGCACATGATACATTGGAGGTTCGCCGACTATTTGAAAGAGGTTTTGTCATTAACGGCAGCGGTCTACGAGTCACCGTCCTTTGGATATTCGGAGGGTCTCGCGAGCACCATTTTTCCTCct AATTCTAAAGTGACGGTCAATGATTTTTTGGATACACTCATGTCCGATCCCGGGCCGCACTGTTTGATTTGGCTCCCGTTATATCACAGAATGGCGGCTGTTGAAACAG TGGCTCATCCCATCATGTGCGATGCCTGTCACAAGGAAAATTTTACTGGTTTCCGATACAGATGTCAAAAATGTCATTCTTATCAACTGTGTCAGGATTGCTTTTGGCGTGGCAAAGTTTCTGGGACTCACAACAACGATCACGAAACCCGAGAGTATAGTAGTTTT AAATCGCCAAGCAAACAAATTGGCCATTCTTTGCGCAAGAGCTTCAGATGCGTTCCCGAAAAGGGGAAAAACAACATACCTAGATTTCCCGAGCAGCCAGAGAAAACGTTGGATTTGTCGCATATAGT CCCACCGTCACCTTTACCATCTCACAACGGTTTTCCAGATCCAGGTTTCATGGCTCCCTTCGATTCCGGATCCATGGATAGCCGATCTACCTTGAGAAG TATGGATAGTTCAAGACTGGACGACGAACATAAATTAATAGCACGATATGCACAAAGGTTGGCACAAGAAGCTAGGACCATG CCTCGTACTACGTCCAGAATGTCGCAAGCTGACCAAGCG gGTAGAACACCGTCGGATGCTAATTTGGCATCGTTGGACGCATCGAGAGCGCAACGTGAACTAATATCGCAGTTAGAAgcgaagaataaagaaataatgcgAGAAATTGCAAGGTTAAG gaGACAACAAGAGATAGAGGCGGCAGGATTGGAGAATCCTGCTCTCATGTCGGAATTGAGGGCATTGagacaaagaaaagatgaattgGAGACTCACTTGGCGACTTTGCAAGATTCCAGGAGACAATTAATGGTTCAATTAGAAGGTCTTATGAAAATGTTGAAG AATCATCAGGCATCTCCTAGATCAACGCCAAACAGTTCGCCAAGAAGCACAAAGTCTCCTCCGTTACCTCCTGGTACAGTGACAAGTAGCAGATCGGCACCAGCCACTCCAGGTGGAACATTGTCAACGACTCCTCAACAGCAACAGccacaacaacagcagcagcagcagcaacaacaacagcaacaacaacagcaacaacagcaacagcagcagcagcagcaacagcaacagcagcagcagcaaacTCAACAAAGTCAAATGTCGCAAAGCTACCAGAGCTCCGTACCAACGACGTCGGTACCGAACATGTCGAGCAGTGCTATGCTTGGGACAATACAGAATCCTATTCCAGATAGTCTTTCGTGTGTCGGAGGCGACGTAAG GTCTGCGTTCAGGACAAACAGCCTGCCAGGAAGCGGTTCCAGCAGTGCGAATAATAGTTTGGGCCGATCCTTACGGAACGATCTGTTGGTAGCAGCCGACAGTGTTACTAATGCCATGTCAACGTTGGTCAGGGAATTAAATTCAG ACGTGTTGTGGAATGTGTGTGATGCACCCCCTGTGAATGTGTCCTGGTGGCTTGCAGACTCAGACCAGGAGGACCATTCTCACAACTCGGGACGTTTTCTCAGAAAACCGCTGG ATTTCGAGGCAGGTGAAGACGGTGATGATAGCAGCGGCGGTGGTAATTCTTGGCGCGAAGAACTTCAACGTCGTTATCAACAGGAGAACGATTTTCTGGCCGAATTGAGAGCGAGGAATGTCAATATGTCGCAAACCGAGCGCACCTCGTCGAACGAACAGGAACAGGATAGGGGCGATAGAGAGGAGGGAGACGGTGGTGGAAAGGAAGATGAAAATGAGACGGATTGGTCGGAGGCTGTGAAGAGATGGGTAAACCGATAA